From one Sorangium aterium genomic stretch:
- a CDS encoding RNA polymerase sigma factor, whose product MNLAARSRLGPQARAEELLPRPGDGERYDPPEQLVPMSSSGLPASGVRISSAAALDAEALYRRHHHLVYRLALRYGRGNVAWAEDVTQDVFLDLMKALATLTDRDNLEGWLYRATSNRCLNRLRRDRFLDLAPIRWLLGQDEADPRPMLEEVAIARDDLRRAFEALGKLPPKEQIAFSMFYLDGKEQEEIGSVLGHSKSYVCKLIQKAVARLREAGWEVGQ is encoded by the coding sequence GTGAACCTCGCCGCGCGATCCCGGCTCGGCCCGCAGGCCAGGGCCGAGGAGCTGCTCCCTCGTCCCGGCGACGGCGAGCGGTACGACCCGCCTGAGCAACTCGTTCCCATGTCGTCCTCGGGCCTCCCGGCGTCCGGGGTGCGGATCTCGAGCGCAGCGGCCCTGGACGCGGAGGCGCTTTACCGCCGCCACCATCACCTCGTGTACCGACTCGCCCTCCGTTACGGCCGCGGCAACGTGGCCTGGGCAGAGGATGTGACGCAGGACGTATTTCTCGATCTGATGAAGGCGCTCGCGACGCTGACCGATCGAGACAACCTCGAAGGATGGCTGTACCGGGCGACCTCGAATCGCTGCCTGAACCGCCTGCGGCGGGACCGGTTCCTCGATCTCGCGCCCATCCGCTGGCTGCTCGGGCAGGACGAGGCCGACCCGCGCCCGATGCTGGAGGAGGTGGCCATCGCGCGCGACGATCTGCGCCGGGCGTTCGAGGCGCTGGGGAAGCTGCCTCCCAAGGAGCAGATCGCGTTCTCGATGTTCTATCTCGACGGCAAGGAGCAGGAGGAGATCGGGAGCGTCCTTGGCCACTCCAAAAGCTACGTGTGCAAGCTGATTCAAAAGGCCGTCGCGCGGCTCCGCGAGGCCGGGTGGGAGGTGGGGCAATGA